One genomic segment of Arachis duranensis cultivar V14167 chromosome 4, aradu.V14167.gnm2.J7QH, whole genome shotgun sequence includes these proteins:
- the LOC107482959 gene encoding probable tyrosine-protein phosphatase DSP4: protein MKLDSTNGDTKPSGSFTEGGGAADDDDVLVPPLNFAVVDNGIFRSGFPEPANFGFLKSLHLRSVICLCPEPYPEPNSEFLKSHGIRLFQFGIDGCKEPFVNIPEDTIREALKVVLDVRNHPVLIHCKRGKHRTGCLVGCLRRLQRWCLSSVFDEYQRFAAAKARVSDQRFIELFDISCLKHYPLSFSCSRK from the exons ATGAAACTCGATAGCACTAATGGCGACACGAAACCTTCCGGATCCTTCACTGAAGGCGGCGGTGCTGCTGATGACGACGACGTGCTGGTGCCTCCGCTGAACTTCGCCGTGGTGGACAACGGCATTTTCCGCTCTGGTTTTCCCGAACCCGCCAACTTCGGGTTCCTGAAATCGCTCCACCTCCGTTCCGTTAT ATGTTTGTGCCCCGAGCCCTATCCGGAACCCAATTCAGAGTTTCTGAAGTCTCATGGAATTAGGCTTTTCCAATTCGGGATCGATGGCTGTAAG GAACCCTTTGTCAACATCCCAGAGGATACTATTCGAGAAGCTTTGAAAGTAGTCCTAG ATGTTAGAAACCACCCTGTGCTAATTCATTGTAAACGAGGGAAG CACCGCACTGGTTGTTTGGTGGGATGCTTAAGAAGATTGCAGAGATGGTGTTTGTCATCTGTTTTTGATGAGTACCAAAGGTTTGCAGCAGCCAAAGCCAGAGTGTCAGACCAGAGGTTCATAGAATTATTCGACATTTCTTGTTTGAAGCACTACCCATTATCATTTTCATGCTCAAGGAAATAG
- the LOC107482958 gene encoding ubiquinol oxidase 4, chloroplastic/chromoplastic, producing MAATTLSSSLFATTTFKAPPPHSSSFSHNFNLCTTRQSLPRVRATMLQDNEEKVKVKESLPSKISTFDDAGKASMESGDSTSSSSSSSFEKFVIKVEQSVNIFLTDSVIKILDTLYHDRDYARFFVLETIARVPYFAFMSVLHMYESFGWWRRADYLKVHFAESWNEMHHLLIMEELGGNAWWFDRFLAQHIAIFYYIMTVFMYAISPRMAYHFSECVESHAFETYDKFIKAQGEDLKKLPAPEVAVNYYTGGDLYLFDEFQTSRIPNTRRPKIENLYDVFVNIRDDEAEHCKTMKACQTHGNLRSPHSDSADDDGDAALSNLEADCEGIVDCLKKSVTSNPAKLK from the exons ATGGCTGCGACGACTCTCTCCTCGTCGCTCTTCGCAACCACCACCTTCAAGGCCCCACCACcacattcttcttccttctcacACAACTTCAATCTCTGCACTACTCGCCAATCGCTTCCCAG GGTGCGCGCAACTATGTTACAAGATAACGAAGAGAAAGTGAAAGTGAAAGAATCCTTACCCTCTAAGATTTCTACTTTTGATGATGCCGGTAAAGCCAGTATGGAGAGTGGGGACTCAACTTCAAGCTCATCGTCGTCGTCCTTTGAGAAATTCGTCATCAAGGTTGAACAATCAGTCAATATCTTTCTCACG GATTCTGTGATAAAGATACTTGATACTTTGTACCATGATCGGGATTATGCAAGATTTTTTGTTCTTGAAACAATTGCCAGGGTTCCTTATTTTG CCTTTATGTCAGTTCTTCACATGTACGAGAGCTTTGGCTGGTGGAGGCGGGCCGACTATCTGAAAGTGCATTTCGCTGAGAGTTGGAATGAaatgcatcatttactcatcaTGGAA GAGCTAGGGGGGAATGCATGGTGGTTTGACCGTTTTCTTGCTCAACATATtgcaatattttattatataatgacTGTTTTTATGTATGCGATAAGCCCAAGAATGGCAT ATCACTTTTCAGAATGTGTAGAGAGTCATGCATTTGAAACTTATGACAAATTTATCAAGGCTCAAGGAG AGGATTTGAAAAAACTGCCAGCTCCTGAGGTTGCAGTGAATTATTATACAGGCGGTGATCTATATCTGTTCG ATGAATTTCAAACGTCCAGAATTCCAAATACTAGAAGGCCTAAGATAG AGAATCTGTACGACGTATTTGTAAATATCAGAGATGATGAAGCGGAACATTGCAAGACAATGAAGGCCTGTCAAACGCATGGGAACCTCCGGTCTCCGCATTCCGATTCAGcggatgatgatggtgatgctgCACTCTCTAACCTTGAAGCAGATTGCGAAGGAATAGTAGACTGTTTAAAGAAATCTGTTACTTCAAATCCAGCCAAGCTCAAGTAA